A portion of the Paenibacillus marchantiae genome contains these proteins:
- a CDS encoding arsenic resistance protein, translating to MEKQQTWFYVVALFVGAAIGLGTPEWGSALHYTVSPVLAILLYSMFAQIPFLQLKESLSNLRFIGALLVANFIVVPVVVWLLTLAFPQPPAVLIGVYLVLLTPCIDYVIVFTQLGRGNEKLMLAATPILFVIQMVLLPVYLWLFIGKEAAQVMQVGPFVEAFLFLIVIPLLLAILTQVVTKGKAGGERVMNATAWLPVPMMALALIVVVASQIGKVYNDFAVIVDVLPIYIIFLVAMPFISRIVVALFRLNTGAGRAVIFSAGTRNSLVVLPLALALPQEWATIAAAVIVTQTIVELAGELIYIRIVPAVILRDR from the coding sequence ATGGAGAAGCAACAAACGTGGTTTTATGTTGTTGCCCTATTCGTGGGAGCAGCGATTGGGCTGGGCACCCCTGAATGGGGGTCAGCGCTGCATTATACGGTTTCACCTGTGCTTGCGATTTTGCTATATAGCATGTTTGCACAGATTCCTTTTTTACAGCTTAAAGAATCCTTATCCAACCTGCGATTTATTGGAGCTTTGCTGGTGGCTAATTTTATCGTAGTGCCTGTGGTCGTGTGGTTGTTAACCCTGGCGTTTCCGCAACCTCCTGCCGTGCTCATTGGCGTTTATCTGGTACTGTTAACGCCCTGCATTGATTACGTCATTGTTTTTACACAGTTGGGTCGGGGCAATGAGAAATTGATGCTTGCTGCAACGCCAATCCTGTTTGTTATACAAATGGTCTTATTACCAGTATATTTGTGGCTGTTCATAGGGAAGGAAGCGGCACAGGTCATGCAGGTGGGGCCTTTCGTGGAGGCTTTTCTGTTCCTGATCGTTATTCCGTTGCTGTTGGCTATTCTTACGCAAGTTGTGACCAAAGGCAAAGCCGGAGGAGAACGGGTGATGAACGCAACCGCTTGGCTGCCTGTACCCATGATGGCTCTGGCCTTGATTGTGGTTGTCGCATCGCAGATCGGGAAGGTCTACAATGATTTTGCTGTAATTGTGGATGTTCTGCCCATTTATATTATTTTTCTAGTTGCTATGCCCTTCATATCACGAATCGTAGTGGCTCTATTTCGATTGAATACAGGCGCAGGCAGGGCCGTTATTTTCAGTGCAGGGACCCGAAATTCACTTGTCGTTCTGCCATTGGCACTTGCATTACCGCAAGAGTGGGCCACAATTGCTGCCGCAGTGATAGTAACCCAGACGATCGTCGAGCTGGCGGGAGAGTTAATCTATATTCGTATTGTTCCTGCTGTCATACTGCGGGATCGCTGA
- a CDS encoding response regulator transcription factor — MKALIVDDEKHVRDAIKLLGQWEAAGIDTLYEAADGHEAVAAITAHQPQIVLSDMRMPGKDGMALLEWISVHAPHSKVLVISGYDDFELVRHAIRYGGTDYLLKPVEADELNSSLFRAVDAWKEDDAVRVQSTRQSMVVNQMRPHYHDRLLTELVVGRGSNNTQFQRLRDELNLPKQIDSCSVAVTSLSHLDAQCLAKYRSQPDLLVFSVLNICAEMLSPPAEGVVFRQLDQPDEVVLLYWGQCSTLQTILEKVNDGLEQTIQRRLHFGISSCEFYPTGTSGAYQEASLRLWRRNALQTKQCIHDAMESSNGNKGLRLSTFEESLRLASMSGRASSVSNAVAEWIDPITRLDVVTAEQVQQWMDEMEWMIGRWLDDAAGAPPKEEDEAIEEQSIPFAELPLDRDGLLSLPLLRSLLEQRLLAAGKALTAHHHATPDPMSEIARYMDAHYQEDLSLQQIAARFYLSREYISRKFKQQFGLNWSEYLGKLRINNAKLLLQNPSLRIAKISEMVGYQDEKYFSKVFKKMEGITPGEYRKTLSDGNA; from the coding sequence ATGAAAGCCTTGATTGTCGATGATGAAAAACACGTCCGCGATGCGATTAAGCTGCTTGGTCAATGGGAAGCCGCAGGAATTGATACCTTATATGAAGCGGCAGATGGTCACGAAGCGGTCGCTGCCATTACGGCTCATCAACCGCAAATTGTACTCAGCGATATGCGAATGCCTGGCAAGGATGGTATGGCTCTGCTCGAATGGATATCTGTTCATGCCCCGCACAGCAAAGTACTGGTCATCAGCGGATATGATGATTTTGAACTGGTCAGGCATGCAATTCGCTATGGAGGTACGGACTACCTGCTCAAACCAGTCGAAGCAGACGAACTGAATTCATCCTTATTTAGAGCAGTCGACGCCTGGAAAGAAGACGATGCTGTTCGTGTGCAGTCCACAAGACAATCCATGGTGGTCAATCAGATGCGTCCGCATTATCATGACAGACTGCTCACAGAGCTTGTCGTTGGACGCGGAAGCAATAACACCCAATTCCAGCGGCTGCGGGATGAATTAAATCTGCCCAAGCAGATCGACAGTTGCAGTGTGGCAGTCACCAGCCTTTCCCATCTCGATGCTCAATGCTTGGCAAAATATCGTAGTCAGCCTGATTTGCTCGTATTCTCCGTGCTGAATATCTGTGCGGAGATGTTATCCCCGCCTGCTGAAGGTGTCGTGTTCCGCCAGCTTGATCAGCCGGATGAAGTCGTTCTCCTATACTGGGGTCAATGCTCGACACTTCAAACCATTCTCGAAAAAGTGAACGATGGTCTGGAGCAGACCATTCAACGCCGTCTTCATTTTGGTATATCCAGCTGTGAGTTTTATCCTACGGGGACCTCGGGAGCCTATCAGGAAGCTAGTTTGCGGTTGTGGCGACGCAATGCCTTGCAAACGAAGCAGTGTATTCACGATGCAATGGAGTCCTCCAACGGAAACAAAGGGCTGCGGTTATCTACCTTTGAGGAGTCCTTACGGCTGGCATCTATGAGCGGGCGCGCTTCCAGCGTGTCCAATGCCGTTGCAGAATGGATTGATCCCATTACCCGGCTCGATGTCGTAACAGCGGAGCAGGTACAGCAATGGATGGATGAAATGGAATGGATGATTGGCCGTTGGCTCGACGATGCCGCAGGCGCCCCACCGAAGGAGGAAGATGAGGCGATAGAGGAACAATCCATTCCATTCGCCGAGTTGCCTTTGGACCGTGACGGACTGTTATCGCTGCCCTTGCTCCGCTCCCTGCTGGAACAGCGGTTGCTCGCAGCCGGAAAAGCCCTCACTGCACATCATCATGCAACACCGGACCCAATGAGTGAGATTGCACGTTATATGGATGCTCATTATCAAGAGGACCTGTCTCTGCAGCAGATTGCTGCACGGTTCTACCTGAGTCGCGAATATATATCTCGCAAATTCAAACAGCAGTTCGGATTGAACTGGTCGGAGTATTTGGGCAAATTGCGAATCAATAACGCCAAGCTTCTATTGCAGAACCCTTCACTACGAATTGCAAAAATTTCGGAAATGGTCGGCTATCAGGACGAGAAGTATTTCAGTAAAGTGTTCAAAAAAATGGAGGGCATCACACCGGGGGAGTACCGCAAAACGTTATCTGACGGAAATGCTTAA